The Coffea arabica cultivar ET-39 chromosome 2c, Coffea Arabica ET-39 HiFi, whole genome shotgun sequence genome includes the window ATGTGGAACTGGGACCCTTATCTGCAATTATCTTCTAGATCTGCAATTCTTGGTAGTAAATATCTGGAATACAACAAATGCAACCCCTATTTATGTGGGGGGATCTTCTGCGTCCAAACTTGTATCAATTTTACCAAGAAGATGAGATAGATGCCGTAAGCACAAAAGAGTTGTCCATTTAATCTGTTAGTGGTTCATTTAGAATTGATGTGACCAGACACAAGGTCTGTCTTGACCCAATCATTGCAAGAGGTATTTAAAAGgcaaaataagaataaataactTGGGAAATTAATGATTAAAGACTGATGTAACATGTGTGGATCTGATGCAAAGGCTCACTTTTTCTAATATCCAGTATCTCAGATGAGAAAAATTGGGCAGGAACTTTACTTAATCCCACCAACTAAATCTATATTGATAAAATGCTTTACTTCTGCTTCATGATTTTACCAAGTGTGCATGTTTAAGCATGAGTTAATAGTGCACAGGGATGAACTTCTCTGAGAGACAACTATGACCTTACCTGAATGCAACTTAATTTGGAGGATCTCAAATGGTTGATTTCACAGTAATTTCACAATTAGACTATAAGAGTTATCATATTATACGCAGCATACAATTTGCACAGTATTTCATGCTGGCATGTGATATTTTAAAGTTTTCAAGACTGTTTgactttttctgctttaaattCATATTAGTCGAAAGTagcatcttttttattttattctcagCAGAAAAGATGAACTTTAAAACTTAATTTTGTTTCAGGAAAGATGCGTGACCTTGTACATTGGTTAAATTCATTGTAGGGCATTCTATTTCCCTAACTCTGGAAGAGTTAGTAGTTCCACAAACTTATGTCTTTGTATTGAGAGAGACATATTGTGCATACTAACTATGCAAAGTTGTCACTTCTAAATGCATCTAGAAAGAGACAATATTGCAAGCCATACATGAAAAGAAGATAATGTCATAATATGATGTGCATAGTGATTCAGTGTAATCAGTGCAGTCACTAAGCTCTTTGCTATTTGGCATACTCTGTTTAATCCACTATTACTGTTGCTTAGTCATATCTTATGCTTTTCAATGAATGTTTTGGATGTTCACTTTATGCTTTTGGTGTTTCCTTACATCTGTATCTGTTTAATCAACTTATTTGACATCTATTTTTGTAGTTCCAACAGGGGATCGGGTGGCTTATTCTGTTGGTGCTAATTTTACTCCTCATGTTATCACAGTTAATGCAGGCGAGGTACTTACTTTTTATGGTTGTGAGcagatttattttttcttttggtattATTCATGTTCaatttgctttctaatcaatacTATGGAGGTCTACTTCAGTGGACTATCTTGTTGCATGTGCAACTCGTTATTAGTTTTACCTTGTAGGAATGCtaatgaagaaagaaaacaattgGGCGTGTTTGAGTACACAATTTTTTCCAAATATTACTTTTCTTACATCACAAACACGTTTTCCAACCaccttattatttttttcaagttGGTGCAGTTCACTGTCTTTGAGTTTTACTGTACATTTTGGTTTGGTTGAGCCACCAAGATGCTGGTGGTGGAGGAAAATAAGGCAGTTGGCGATGATAAAGGTTCCTGAATGAGTAATTAGAACACGCAAGTCTTTTGTTGGGGAGAGGAGGGAAGGGATAAGGAAAGGAGAAGTGCAAAGTTCGTGATTCTGTtacatgtatgtatgtgtgtatgtgtatatatatatatatatatatatatatatatatatatatatatatagacatgtAAAGTAcatttttcttgagaaaatggaaaacaaaagaaaaaagtccAAGATGAATAGCCAGATTGTCTGGCACCTAAAGCAGTTTAAGTAATTATAATAATGCAAAAGTTCTCCAGTTTTAGGAGTGTGagattcaaattatttttcaggtTGTTGGATTTTGGCTAATAGCCTGAACACAAGAGGCAATAGGAGGAGGTGCTTGTTTGTATATATGAATATTCACATATTTACATACTCACGAGGCACTTGCACCCACATACATTTCTATGTTCTAAATAATTGGAATAATGCAAAAGTTCACCAGTTTTAGGAATGTGAGTTTCAAATTATTTTCCAGGTTATTGGATTTTGGCTAATGGCCTGAACATGAGGCAATAGAAGGAGGTGCTGGTTTGTAAATATGAATATGCACATAATTGCATACTCACAAGGCACTTGCACCCACATGCATCTCTACATGCTAGTATGCCAACCTACAAGCATATAAAAGGAGTGTCCACATAAATActggacaatttttttttactttgtaTTCATCAACGGCTCACAAAGTATGACTTCTTGGGATCGGCATTCTTGAAAGTTCAACCTTTGTTTGTGGATATTGGCAAATACACGCCCTAGGGCTGTTAACTGCATGGGATGGACTACCTTGAGGTGGATATGTGTTTGATATGTTTGTGGTTGTGCTATCATGCCTTTTTAGCAAGATTTTGGCGACTTTCCATTAACTACACTTAAGGGAGTATGTCAGTTTTGCACTTGCCTGCTTTGCTTATAATGAAGTTTTACTTAAATATCTCCAGTTGAATGTAGCACTCATTGAGCTTTACTTTATTGTGTTTTCTttaaatacaaaatttgaagCAATAGTTTCAAGTATGCCTTTACTAGTTAATTTAAGATTCTAGGTCTAATTTGGCTGGTATCTTGGTCTTTACATGAGATTATAGTTTTCCATTCAACTTTTTTTCAGGATGTTACAATGAAGATCATATCATTTTCTCAACAAGGATCTAGAGCTATTTGTGTTCTAGCAGCAAATGGTTCAATTTCAAATGTCACTCTTCGTCAGCCTAATTCTTCTGGTGGAACTCTAACCTATGAGGTGAGACCTTGTCTAATCACCAGTTGATTCTAAATGGTTTAATTTTTATATACTGCATACATGCATATCTGCTGAAGATCATACGTAGTTCACTGAATGCACCAGCATATTGTGCTCCATGCATCAACTGTTTAGTTTGGTAAAATGAGCAAAATCTGTTCTCCTGTTTCTCTGACCAAAGTTTTCTAATGGCTTTATCTTATTCTGTGTCTGCTTCTGTTTGTTTCCTTGTCATAAAATTGTGTGTGATTCTTTCATCTGAAATGTGGCTTAATTACTTAGATCTCAAGTTTTACTTAAATCAATCCCCTTCTGTTTTGGTGATGACAAAGCATTATAAATTTTCCACCATATAAGGGCATATGAAAGGGTTTCCTCATGTCTCTGTTTTTTTTATGTTCGTTCCTAATGTCTTTAAACAATGCTATGTAATACTAGAGAGAACAAAAAGTAGAAggcaaaagagaagaagaaagagaaaggcTTTTAAATCCATTTGAATTGCTTTATCGAGTTATTCTGTTTCTGAGATGTAGTTATGAACTTTCTGCAGGGTCGCTTTGAAATACTTTCTCTAACAGGATCATTTATGCCTAGCGATAATGCAGTAGCAAAAAGCAGATCTGGTGGAATGAGTGTCTCTCTGGCAGGCCCCGATGGTCGCGTTCTTGGGGGAGGACTTGCTGGCATGCTGTTAGCAGCTGGTCCTGTTCAGGTCAgcaaaatttttttggaaatgAAGCTGAATGTCATAACATGCCCGACATTATTCCAATTGGAAAAGATAAAACATTATGAGTTTAGCAATGAAAACCATCCAAAGCTTCTGACAGAAGGATCACAAATAAAATACTAGCAAATATTGAATTTTTCCTCCCAGGCATGTTGCTATTTAATAGTGAAGTTTGCCTGAAACTTCATTCAAACTTTGCAACTCTTATCAATGCCGATAGCAGTTAAGGCAGCTTTAGTGCTTTAGAAGATTGGAATAGCATTTGTTGGTTGTGCAATGTGAAATAGATGTAGAACGGTCGCTGGAATGTTGTGAAAAGCAAATGTCAGTCTTCAACCTTCGTGCCCTTTATCACATTGAAGAAAAGAACCTTTCTGTACTTGACCAACTGTTAACTGTATAGTAATCATGAAGCTAATGATTGAAAACTTTGATGAACCCCTTGATTCTATCAGGTCGTTGTTGGAAGCTTCCTCCCTGGCCACCAGCTGGAGCAAAAGTCGAAGAAGCAGAAATTTGAGCAGACAGCTATTTATGCAGCTATTCCTGCGCAACCTCTACCTGCGGAAAGAACAGAGGGAGCCTACAGTGCACCAAGGCCAGGTCTGACTTCTTCAGCTTCCTTTCATGGGGATGATGTGGTTTCCGTGAACGCATTGAATACAAAGATTTCAGCCCCTGAAAGTATTGTTACTGCAAGTGCAGCGGAGTACAAGGACCAGAGTCAATCCAAGTGTGAGGTTTCTTGCTGATCATATAGGATGCGTCTCCCCGAAATGTAATGTTTCTGTAGCACCTGTGGAACATTAGGATCAGTTCCCTTTGACCTCTATCTAAAAATCACTGACTGATTATTGTCATAAGAGTAGGGTATAGTCGTCTTAGTTTAACCAGACTCTTTTACCCTCCTTTTAGGTTCTAGGGTAGGATGTTGTGAGGTAGGATTGTGTGCTTTTGTCATCGTGTTTTGTCTTGTGTTGATGTAGAATTTCAGGTGTAGGAAACTGAGTTATGACTTACCATTCTTaaatgcagttttttttttttttttttttggagataaTTTTTTATCATGGCATTTCGCAAATGTCTTCTTGGTGCCTCCGACTTCTATGAACATGCCAGAGCTCATGCATGAATAAAAAATCTCTCAGGTGTTTGCGTGTTTTCTTACAAGTTACTAAATGGATCCaataaaaaccctaaaaccaAAGCAATTACGTGGAGCCTTGTAGAGTTACTTCCCCAGGATTTAGATTCTTCTTCCAACAAAAACTGTAAAGAGCCTATAAATTAAGAGAGGTTCCTGAATATTCATGACGGTAAGAGCTCTCTTTTAGTGAGTTTTTTCCATCCATCAACTGAATTTTACGGTGGTACCAAATCTTCTTCCGCGAAAATCATTGGGAAATGTCTTgctgtatggtgtccttgagaTTTCTTGATGTTTGAGAACAGTCACAGTAAGTGTAAGATACTTTTGTCTCCCAATGCGGGTAAGTTCCGGGATTTTTAAGTTGACTTTAAATCTTCCATCAAAACCCACGATCCAGCTCTAGTAAAGCTAGTAAACGTTCCAGAGAGAGACGAGGATCCCCTCGCGCGCAATTGCTCGATGCACTTCTTTCAAAAAAATTGTTCTGCCATAAAACACGGAGTACaaactaccaaaaaaaaaatttttttttcatagtcGAGATATATAGTATCATATACGGTGAGAGAAGTTTTTTCATACTTCCAAAAGATAGTACCATGACATCCCTATCCCCCCAGCTTCATCCTCAGGCCCTTTTCCTCCCAAAAAAGAGTTACAAAAAGGAACTTTGATCATCTTTCCACTGCGGTTGTACCAGAGCTATCCCGCATTAGCCTAATTAAAGCTGCTAGCTAGACTTGAATGATTTACACTGTTCAGTATCATACTTACTATCATCAACGGCAAGAAGCTTGCATTCTTAATTGTTCTGCCCTCCAACCTCTATTAACCTTATCGATAAATTCTTCGACTCTTCTTCTCAGCTCATCATCTTCCTTGTTTTGGTTATCATCTGGGCCCTCTTCACCATCGTCATTGATCTCAGCTTCATTAACAAATGATGATTCTGCAAGGGGGCTAACGCGTTTTTGTTCTGCAATCATTACGTTCAAGGACTTGCAAGAATCGAAGCCATCGTCCTTGATGTCCTGATCCTTTTTGTCTGCAATTCCGGGAAGAGCCTGTTGATCACGAGCAACATTTGAACTCGGCCAGGAGCTGCCAACCAACAGAATGGCTATGatcaaattgaagaaacaaaagGCCACGAGAGAATCGGAAGCAGCAGCCGGAGCGATCAAATCAAATGTAGAAACACTCcacatcttttcttttttttttaagttaattTACTTCAAAAGTGGAAACTGGAAAGTGAAAATTCAACTTCTTGCAAAGAGGATGGAGAGAAGCTTGGATAAAGACGATTGATATTTGGCAGTCTTGAATGGATGGAGAGAGTAGACTTTGAGTAGACTTTGATTTGTTTGGGCTTTTTAAAGGTGTCCCGCGGATGAGAAAAAGAATAAAGTGTGCCGGGGACGCCCGCTCTCTTTTGGGTTTTGGCGCGGCAAATATGCGGCATGATGGTGACGTGGCGTGGCGTGGTGTGAAAGCTACTGGGGTGAAAGCTGACGTGTATTTCCATTATTCTATTCAGGATTATTACGGTACTAAATTTGTAAAGCTTACACTCCACGGAGCTGTGCGACCACGACCAATCTCAGCAAAACACCAATTTCGTCCATTAGCTATTTTATTAAAGTCAAAATAGCAGAAAAACAAAATATTCTTTGAGAAATCAGCAATGAAGTTGAATCATATGGATTATggaacggaaaaaaaaaaaaccaaaaatcttttttttcttgacaaatatatatatttttctcttgttttaatAAGGGTAATGACAGGATTCCTATCCTACTCCTCAGTGTCGGAGtagaaaattaataaattgGGTAGATCAACGAAATCAATACCAAACTGGCCATATAAATGACTATTTTGATTTAAGTAAAATAATTGAGAAACTAATAAATTGGCTCATAACAAAGTTTAGAGCAGCTAAGGGACTAAATTAAGTCAAAATAAAAGTTTAGAGATTATTTTGACTTGTTTTAGGAAGTAAATTTGATAATTTGCTCTGACAACCGCGAGGGAAACCACATGAAGCTTCACTTCTCAATTCTATTCTATATGGGTGTTTGTTcatgggataattttagaaacctcccttggtatttttgataatttcattaaaattttaaaaattatacatactTCCTTTTAAGTTATCATTTTTGGTAGCAAAAAACAATTCAACAGTTAACATTGTGAATGAATAATCCAAAATGTCCTCATGAAATTGtgaaattaattttacttttcCATAAGACTATTATCACAAACGCACTTTCTATTCTCATCTTTACTATTCTAAACCTTCCATATTTTAACATTTCAAATCAATACCACTATTTTCATGATCCCCACcactattagttttttttttttttaatcagtaTTGTTGAATTCAAAAAGAATTCACCAATTTTATTAACATAACATCTTATCCCTCAAATGTTAGAGTACCAAAAACCGGCCAATCCTTCTTAAACCTTCAACCCACATCTTCTTTTATTCACCTCTAAATCCtttaagtaaaattaaaattaatttataatatGTTAAAATTATGTTTAGAACATTATTAGTTACTCATTGAgtgaaacttgtttttgttttcgttTTCGTTCAATGTCTAAATTGTGTGAAATGCATTCATGTGGACAATATTAGGAACGGATTGTTTAATTACATGAAAAATATTGATATGTCAAGATTATTGTGATCATTTTATAAGGTCAAAAGATAGAACTGTAAAATTAAAAAGTTCAAGAATACTAGATACGATTGTAGGAAACATCGAGagaagtttgtgaaattatcccttattcaTACGGTACCATCGAGCGGCAGACCGGCACAAGTTCACAAGGGCTAGCAATAGAAAGAttgcattctttttcttttgggataattgcagaaacctcccctgaggtttctgacacttgcactGATTTCCCCTCTAGGTTTAGAAATCAGCACCCTTAAACAGGAACAATTCGTTGTAGAAAGtagaaacctctcctgaggcTTGATGTctcattaaaaaattatttgtagaagtgagataagaaatttcttccaattttgccctGATCTTGCTTGACAATTAGTATTAACAAGGTAGGGACATAGGCATTAAGGATCAAGCAAATTCAGGGGGGTATAAATGCAACATatttttcattccaatatctagcttggtttgatgagtgttttgaaattaaatgcaattaaatttcaaaattatccctgatataacaattcttataaaacaaaagaattacacaTACGACAAATTAACATCTCCATAATTGTAACTACAATAGTTATTaacttttttgataaaatataagaaaatcataaaccataacaaaaattaatacCAGAAAATAAATATAGTGACTGTATTAATAAGGAGTAAATTCCCAAAAATAGAGAGTTTTTAAACTAACTTTCTAAAGGGTGGCGATTTTTGAGTCTCTTCCCAATGAGGTGAAAAACACATCGAAGGAATGCgttcttccaaataaaaatgTAACTTTCAAAtacattattttaatttttataaatttgtttaaatatgaaaaatttgttaaataaTGCATAACATACCAGTTCTTTATAGGAAACTGACAAGTTTTGTAGTATGTTttataccagctctttatggataccaactctttatgggaaaaattggttaaatagcgctCAATGGAAAAGtaatatgttttgtatttaacataaattaaatatgtgaaagtttaacaaaaaaaattgcccataacataccaactctttatggaaactggcaggttttatatttaatgcgctatttaaccaatttcgTTGGCCTGTAGAGCTAATTAACCAATTAGCGCATaactaattagttaattagtttaacgtgcaaatagtttgttagtttcggacaaacaacagctttagttaattagataaacagaaattagttaattagttaattaattagataattagttaattagctaattaattaattagataattagttattagttaattagtttaactatgcagaaattagttaattagataattagttaatagttaattagataattagtttaactatgcagaaatagtttgattagttaattagataattacataaatagaaattagttaattagttaagcagtttattagtttattagtttaacatgcaaatagtttgttagttttggACAGACagcagctttagttaattaattaattaaataaacaaaaattagttaattagttaattaattagataattagttaattacttaatagttaattagataattagttaatagttaattagtttaactatgcagaaatagtttgattagttaattaatttaactatacataaatagtttgattagtttaatttgtTTAACAAATTAGACGTTGGTTTTGATAAAAGTACTCAAACCTTTCATCTGGTAATGTCAAATACAATTGGGGTACTCTAGTAAATTCACACACTTTTACCTTTTAAATTGGCTCCAACTCTTTCTAGGGGAGGTTAATACTATTT containing:
- the LOC113725120 gene encoding AT-hook motif nuclear-localized protein 6-like isoform X1 codes for the protein MEEKEGMNSSVGVPVKGDETSESFRVEPSVENPSQFSGSAVSTTEATPVSVATPATEGKKKRGRPRKYGPDGSVTMALSPMPISASIPLTGDYSAWKQSRGRPIDSYKKKHKLEFESPVPTGDRVAYSVGANFTPHVITVNAGEDVTMKIISFSQQGSRAICVLAANGSISNVTLRQPNSSGGTLTYEGRFEILSLTGSFMPSDNAVAKSRSGGMSVSLAGPDGRVLGGGLAGMLLAAGPVQVVVGSFLPGHQLEQKSKKQKFEQTAIYAAIPAQPLPAERTEGAYSAPRPGLTSSASFHGDDVVSVNALNTKISAPESIVTASAAEYKDQSQSKCEVSC
- the LOC113725120 gene encoding AT-hook motif nuclear-localized protein 3-like isoform X2; the protein is MEEKEGMNSSVGVPVKGDETSESFRVEPSVENPSQFSGSAVSTTEATPVSVATPATEGKKKRGRPRKYGPDGSVTMALSPMPISASIPLTGDYSAWKQSRGRPIDSYKKKHKLEFESPGDRVAYSVGANFTPHVITVNAGEDVTMKIISFSQQGSRAICVLAANGSISNVTLRQPNSSGGTLTYEGRFEILSLTGSFMPSDNAVAKSRSGGMSVSLAGPDGRVLGGGLAGMLLAAGPVQVVVGSFLPGHQLEQKSKKQKFEQTAIYAAIPAQPLPAERTEGAYSAPRPGLTSSASFHGDDVVSVNALNTKISAPESIVTASAAEYKDQSQSKCEVSC